The sequence ATACTAATGACAAAACGCAACAGAGTCATAAAATTTGTTGCTGAGTAGCAATCATAATAAGCTCCGCAACGTTTTTGACCCCGAATTTTTGAAGGAGATTCCTGCGGTGCGTATCAACTGTTAACGGACTCAGAAAGAGTTCCTGGCCATAGCACCAGGGAATATACAAGCAATGCAGGTGCCTATACCGAACTGCATTATTATGATGGCAATCAGGTAAACTTTGGTAATAGCAGTCCTAAAAGATACGTCAATACGACCTTTGATCTGGCGGGGTACCTAAACCGTCCATTGCGTGTAGCACTCTTTGTAGACGACCAAAGGATGGCTGTATACCTGGACGGCAAAAAAATACAGGACGGCATTTTTTTTAATCCGTCTGCTGCAAAGAATTTTTATATCACCGCACCATGGATGTATGAAAACGGAGCCAAAGTTCTGGTCAGTAATATAAAGATTTATGGATTTGGAAAATAATCACGGTTTAAGGGAGGTACGACAATGCATAGTCGGCCTTACATACAATAGGCCCCAAAAAGTCAATAATACTTGCTATTTTGTAACCACTTCCTGGCTCACTGCATCTGGTAGCGAAACAACATCATAAATTGATTAAATGAAGAACATTTTTGTAGTATTTCTTTTATGGATATTTACCATCAATCCATTCACCGTTCAAGCCCAAAACCTGGAAAATGCTGTTGATGAACTAATCCTTAGGGATTTTAATGATAAAAATGGTCCAGGAGGTGTATTTATGGTTGCACATCATGGAATACCTGTGTATCAAAAAGCTTTTGGAAAAGCCAACCTGGAACTTGGCGATGATCTGTCGGTGGACAATGTATTCCAGCTCGGTTCTATGACTAAGCAGTTTACCGCTATAGCAATACTGATGCTGGAACAACAACGTAGGCTTAGCGTTGGGGATCCTGTTTCCAAATATATTTCGGATTATCCAAATGGGGACAAAATCACCATTCACCATCTATTGACGCACACTTCCGGAATAAAGGATTTTACGAAAATGAAATCCTTAATGGGTATCGCACAAAAAGATATGACACCTAAAATGATGGTTGATTTCTTTAAGGACGAACCCGTTGATTTTGAACCAGGTGAAAAATTTGACTATAATAATTCAGGGTATGTTTTGCTGGGTTACTTGATTGAACTTGTTTCTGGCGAAAAATATGAAGAATATATCAAGAAACACATTTTCGACAAAGTTGGCATGACCCAGTCATATTATGCAAGTGATCGAAAAGTTATTAAGGGCAGAGCCTATGGATACCATAAAAAAGAGTCCGGTTATGTAAATAAAACGGTCATCAGTTTCAGCGTTCCGTTTTCTTCCGGTGCTTTAATGTCAACTTTATCGGATATGCTGAAATGGCAAAATGCACTGAACAAAAATCTTTTACTTGATACCGCTGAAACAACGAAAGCCTTTAGCAGGTATAAACTAAATAATGGTGAAGAGTTTAATTATGGTTACGGATGGCATATCAGGGATATAAACAAGGTGCCAACCCGGGAGCATGGGGGAAGCATATTTGGATTTAAGACAATGGCAGTATACATACCTGGTGAAGACATTTATGTAATAGGATTGAGCAATTGCGACTGCAATTCGCCCACAAAGGTAACCGGGGACATTGCGGCATTAGCCCTTAAATTCCTGGGTGGTGAAAAGAAGGATAATCGTTAGTTTGTTATGGCAGAAAGGCCTTTATGAGTCCAGGGATCAAGGGTGAAAAATAGTTATGTTTTGTTTTTTGTAATAAATAGAAACGTTTTATATAATGTATTTATCTAAGCATAATATGGCCAGGGCTGGCGTGAAATTTTATTTTGTATTGTTCCTGTTTACCACTTTCGCCTGCAATAACAACAATAACCAGAAAGAACAGATAGATAAACATGCGGATAAAAAAAGTACTGAAGTTAAACAGAAGTGGCACTGGGATAATGACCACAAGCAGAATGAAGATGCGGGATATGCCCAGGTCGTCAAATTGGGCAATATGCTTTATATTTCAGGTATACCCACAGAGGATCTTAGCCCAAAAGGGATAGCCCAGGTCTACCGGGCACTGGGAAAATGCCTAAATGCAAATGGCGCATCCTTCGCAGATGTAGTGAAAGAAACCCTATATACTACTGATATAGAGACAATGAAAAAGTACAATGACGTTAGAAAAGAGTTTTACAATGGTGACTTTCCCGCTGCTACATGGGTACAAATCAGCAGACTATATGAACCCGATTGCAAGTTGGAAGTGGAACTGATTGCACAGCTCACAGATGATAAGTAATGCCCACAACACTTAGGAATATGAGGTGACCGGACTTTCTGGCGATTATTTATTATGACAATGTAGAAATTACGTAACTATAAGGTGAAAGTCAGTAGTCCTCAAAAGGTTTTGACGTATCAGCCCTTTCTTAACAGCCAGGTCTGCCAGAACAATGACCGGCATTGTATAAAAGCCTTTTATAACAACAGTCCCTTTCATAAAAACGTAATCGTTTTTCCGAAAAACAGGCCAATTGTAATCGTTTTTCCAAAATCATAATTACTTTTCCAAAAATGATATGATTTATAATCGTTTTTCCAGGTAAAAACAAGCCTTGCGTAGATTATACCACTTATTCTACGCAAATCTTGCGTAGAATACTTCTTCATGCGAAGAATATTAGCTATAATACGAAGGCCCCTGCATACGCAGAGGCCCTCACCACACCAACAGCCAGCTACACCAGCCTGAATTCATCTACTCTTAACCATACTCCCACCATCCACCGTCGCCTGGCTAATCCCACTCATCACCGT is a genomic window of Chitinophaga sp. LS1 containing:
- a CDS encoding RidA family protein, producing MARAGVKFYFVLFLFTTFACNNNNNQKEQIDKHADKKSTEVKQKWHWDNDHKQNEDAGYAQVVKLGNMLYISGIPTEDLSPKGIAQVYRALGKCLNANGASFADVVKETLYTTDIETMKKYNDVRKEFYNGDFPAATWVQISRLYEPDCKLEVELIAQLTDDK
- a CDS encoding serine hydrolase domain-containing protein, giving the protein MKNIFVVFLLWIFTINPFTVQAQNLENAVDELILRDFNDKNGPGGVFMVAHHGIPVYQKAFGKANLELGDDLSVDNVFQLGSMTKQFTAIAILMLEQQRRLSVGDPVSKYISDYPNGDKITIHHLLTHTSGIKDFTKMKSLMGIAQKDMTPKMMVDFFKDEPVDFEPGEKFDYNNSGYVLLGYLIELVSGEKYEEYIKKHIFDKVGMTQSYYASDRKVIKGRAYGYHKKESGYVNKTVISFSVPFSSGALMSTLSDMLKWQNALNKNLLLDTAETTKAFSRYKLNNGEEFNYGYGWHIRDINKVPTREHGGSIFGFKTMAVYIPGEDIYVIGLSNCDCNSPTKVTGDIAALALKFLGGEKKDNR
- a CDS encoding response regulator transcription factor — protein: MYIPWCYGQELFLSPLTVDTHRRNLLQKFGVKNVAELIMIATQQQIL